Proteins from one Flavobacterium sp. N2038 genomic window:
- a CDS encoding MBL fold metallo-hydrolase: protein MVLTLLLLLLAVIIYFLYHPRYGKQPAGERLALIQKSPQYKNGKFENESFTPELAEGYGYFDVLKDFFFKKVDRKIPTDVIPSKKINLHEIPLEQDILVWFGHSSYYIQLEGKRFLIDPVFSGNASPIYGTTKAFKGTDIYTAADIPEIDYLLITHDHYDHLDYATIMELKPKIKKIITALGVGSHFEFWKFPSEIIIEKDWHEKIELDQNLTLYTTPSRHFSGRSIKRCNTLWTSFVLQSKDFKMYLGGDSGYDKHYAEIGNKFGPFDIALIDNGQYNPAWKYIHNLPEDVVKAMKDLKAKRVFPVHSSKFALALHSWDEPLVKVTELNSSSENPIALITPMIGEIVELKNEKQEFKQWWKGVR, encoded by the coding sequence ATGGTTCTTACACTATTACTTCTTTTATTAGCCGTTATTATTTACTTTTTGTACCATCCAAGATATGGAAAGCAACCTGCAGGCGAAAGACTGGCTTTGATACAAAAGTCACCTCAATATAAAAACGGAAAATTCGAAAACGAAAGCTTTACTCCTGAACTAGCAGAAGGTTACGGCTATTTTGACGTTTTAAAAGATTTTTTCTTTAAAAAAGTAGACCGCAAAATTCCGACTGATGTTATTCCGTCAAAAAAAATAAACTTACATGAAATTCCTTTAGAGCAGGATATTCTGGTTTGGTTTGGGCATTCTTCTTATTATATTCAGCTTGAGGGAAAACGTTTTTTAATTGATCCTGTTTTCAGCGGAAACGCCTCTCCAATTTATGGAACTACAAAAGCCTTTAAAGGAACTGATATTTATACTGCAGCTGATATTCCGGAAATTGATTATTTATTGATTACACACGACCATTATGATCATTTGGATTATGCCACAATTATGGAGCTGAAACCTAAAATCAAAAAAATAATTACGGCGCTTGGCGTTGGTTCACATTTTGAATTCTGGAAATTTCCTTCTGAAATTATAATCGAAAAAGACTGGCATGAAAAAATAGAACTCGATCAAAATTTAACGCTTTACACCACTCCGTCAAGACATTTTTCGGGCAGAAGTATTAAACGCTGCAACACACTTTGGACTTCTTTTGTTCTTCAGTCCAAAGATTTTAAAATGTATTTGGGCGGTGATAGTGGTTACGATAAACATTATGCTGAAATTGGAAACAAATTTGGTCCTTTTGACATTGCGCTTATCGATAATGGTCAATATAATCCTGCCTGGAAATATATTCATAATCTGCCCGAAGATGTTGTAAAAGCCATGAAAGATTTAAAAGCAAAAAGAGTTTTTCCTGTTCATTCCTCAAAATTTGCACTAGCATTACATTCCTGGGACGAACCTCTGGTAAAAGTCACCGAATTAAATAGTTCATCCGAAAATCCGATTGCATTAATTACGCCAATGATTGGAGAAATAGTGGAACTAAAAAACGAAAAACAAGAGTTTAAACAGTGGTGGAAAGGTGTTAGATAA
- a CDS encoding DUF1801 domain-containing protein codes for MAKNKTTETENSVVDFINLVPDEVKRNDAFELIKMMQQQTGFEPKMWGPSIIGFGSYHYKYESGHEGDAPLAAFSPRKAAITLYFSLSAEDREELIAKLGKHKPSKGCIYIKKLADIDLEILKKMVLLSVKNLNKLYPSN; via the coding sequence ATGGCAAAAAATAAAACCACAGAAACCGAAAACAGCGTTGTCGATTTTATTAATCTGGTACCGGATGAAGTTAAAAGAAACGATGCTTTTGAACTTATAAAAATGATGCAACAGCAAACCGGTTTTGAGCCTAAAATGTGGGGACCAAGCATTATTGGTTTTGGAAGTTACCATTATAAATATGAAAGCGGACATGAAGGCGATGCACCACTTGCAGCATTTTCGCCAAGAAAAGCTGCTATTACGCTATATTTTTCTTTGTCTGCTGAAGATCGGGAAGAATTAATTGCTAAACTAGGAAAACACAAACCTTCAAAGGGATGTATCTATATCAAAAAGCTGGCAGATATTGATCTGGAAATTCTTAAAAAAATGGTTTTACTTTCTGTAAAAAATTTAAATAAATTATATCCTTCTAACTAA
- a CDS encoding serine hydrolase domain-containing protein, whose product MSPLLKFSYLLSLPFILLSCNSSAQKQDNYTAQIDSLIQNTTPVFNGAVLISKSGKTLYSKAKGFADFDTKKPLALDSQFEIMSNTRQITAVLILKEVEQGKIDLNTPIKKYLPNLKQTWADTITVHQLLNHTHGIVDLQKPLLFKPGTDFKYGNEGYPILGQILEAVSKKTYPELTSALFKKLKMNNTFCYSKDQNRNLVTGYFNANNSIEKAENQLITPYKAPSCGIVSTVNDLTIWNNNLHKGKILKPESYKLMLQYTILAQHNLFGKEKVGYGYGLRVVDKETPKYYGHTGLGDGFSSVNLYYPESDISIIVLENQMNENPELFYASEFKIKNIILKSGLLN is encoded by the coding sequence ATGAGTCCTCTTTTGAAATTTTCTTATTTATTATCCCTTCCTTTCATCCTATTAAGCTGCAATTCTTCTGCCCAAAAACAAGATAATTATACTGCTCAGATAGATAGTCTGATTCAAAATACCACTCCTGTTTTTAATGGTGCGGTACTCATTTCAAAAAGCGGAAAAACATTGTATTCTAAAGCAAAAGGTTTTGCTGATTTTGATACTAAAAAGCCTTTAGCATTAGATAGTCAATTCGAAATCATGTCAAACACCAGACAAATTACAGCGGTTTTGATTTTGAAAGAAGTTGAGCAAGGCAAAATTGATCTTAACACTCCAATAAAAAAATATTTACCCAATCTCAAACAAACCTGGGCAGATACAATTACAGTTCATCAATTATTAAATCATACACATGGAATCGTTGATTTGCAAAAGCCTTTACTTTTTAAACCCGGAACCGATTTTAAATATGGTAATGAAGGCTATCCTATATTAGGTCAGATTCTTGAAGCTGTGTCAAAAAAAACATACCCGGAATTGACAAGTGCGCTCTTTAAAAAACTTAAAATGAATAATACTTTTTGTTATTCAAAAGATCAAAACAGAAATTTAGTAACTGGATACTTTAATGCTAATAATAGCATTGAAAAGGCAGAAAACCAATTAATAACTCCATACAAAGCACCTTCATGCGGGATTGTTTCAACCGTAAATGACCTTACGATCTGGAACAATAACCTTCATAAAGGAAAAATTCTAAAACCGGAGAGTTATAAATTAATGTTACAGTATACCATTTTGGCGCAGCATAATCTTTTTGGAAAAGAAAAAGTAGGATATGGCTACGGACTTAGAGTTGTAGATAAAGAAACTCCAAAATACTATGGACACACAGGTTTAGGCGATGGGTTTTCTTCTGTAAATTTATACTATCCGGAAAGTGATATTAGCATTATTGTTTTAGAAAACCAAATGAATGAAAATCCTGAATTGTTTTATGCATCAGAATTTAAAATCAAGAATATAATTCTCAAAAGCGGCTTATTGAATTAA
- a CDS encoding nuclear transport factor 2 family protein, with amino-acid sequence MTRKEIAQDFLKLAANGHSHEAFRLHVGKKFKHHNAYFKGDADTLMLAMEESSRTNPNKIFKIHHILEDGNLVVVHSHLKQNTDDLGFAVVHILKFHSDKIVELWDLGQAIPKETINENGMF; translated from the coding sequence ATGACCCGGAAAGAAATTGCTCAGGACTTTTTAAAACTCGCTGCAAATGGGCATTCTCATGAAGCATTCCGACTACATGTGGGTAAGAAATTCAAACATCACAATGCTTATTTTAAAGGCGATGCCGATACTCTGATGCTCGCCATGGAAGAATCTTCCAGAACAAATCCGAATAAGATTTTTAAAATCCATCATATTTTAGAAGATGGCAATCTCGTTGTTGTTCATTCACATTTAAAACAAAACACCGATGATTTAGGATTTGCCGTTGTTCATATTCTTAAATTTCACTCGGATAAAATTGTGGAGCTTTGGGATTTAGGGCAAGCCATTCCAAAAGAAACCATTAATGAAAACGGAATGTTTTAA
- a CDS encoding ArsR family transcriptional regulator, translated as MNEKLNPQKPAKMCYSHIGGKLGQLLAITFAEKGWIAKNTPADKHFYITDLGQKEFEKLGIDLSEIKAETH; from the coding sequence ATGAATGAGAAATTAAATCCACAGAAACCTGCAAAAATGTGTTATAGTCATATTGGCGGGAAACTGGGTCAATTGCTCGCGATTACTTTTGCAGAAAAAGGCTGGATTGCAAAAAACACACCTGCAGACAAACATTTCTATATTACAGATTTAGGACAAAAAGAATTCGAAAAATTAGGAATAGATTTATCCGAAATTAAAGCCGAAACACACTAA
- a CDS encoding SRPBCC family protein, with translation MSATDFTTTIVVDQSPTAVFNAITNVPGWWSEEIEGNTARLNDEFNYHYEDVHRCKIKLIEVIPNQKIVWLIEDNYFKFTEDKTEWTGTKPTFEITEKNGKTELRFTHFGLTSEYECFEICRGAWTNYIQKSLKNLIETGKGEPNATGKPQTENEKILSSK, from the coding sequence ATGAGTGCAACAGATTTTACCACAACAATAGTAGTCGATCAGTCTCCTACAGCAGTTTTTAATGCCATTACAAATGTTCCGGGCTGGTGGTCAGAAGAAATAGAAGGAAATACAGCCAGGCTCAATGATGAATTTAATTATCATTATGAAGATGTTCATCGTTGCAAAATAAAACTAATCGAAGTAATCCCAAATCAGAAGATTGTTTGGCTAATTGAAGATAACTATTTCAAATTTACAGAAGACAAAACCGAGTGGACAGGCACAAAACCAACATTTGAAATCACAGAAAAAAATGGCAAAACAGAACTTCGTTTTACTCATTTTGGTTTAACCTCAGAATACGAATGTTTTGAAATATGCCGTGGTGCCTGGACCAATTATATTCAAAAGAGCCTTAAAAATCTCATTGAAACCGGAAAAGGAGAACCAAACGCAACCGGAAAGCCACAAACTGAAAACGAAAAAATATTATCTTCAAAATAA
- a CDS encoding NAD(P)H-dependent oxidoreductase, translating to MNILIIYSHPSKKSYTFQILERLKTIILKQNWNLEISDLYASNFQSDLSEEEYEREGFAKLQLPIPADVLSEQEKIEKADCIIFLYPVWWSDCPAKLKGWFDRVYSVGYAYGQTDQYPNMKTIPCGIVICTAGHPNDFLVEIGIAQSMENVMLEDRLGKRFENKEMLILGGTLELENVMTDHFSKIEEIMTNIKNYFA from the coding sequence ATGAATATTTTAATCATATACAGCCACCCGAGTAAAAAGTCCTATACATTTCAAATCTTAGAAAGATTAAAAACTATTATCTTAAAGCAAAACTGGAATTTAGAAATCTCAGATTTATATGCTTCCAATTTTCAAAGTGATCTGTCTGAAGAAGAATATGAAAGAGAAGGATTTGCTAAACTTCAGCTTCCAATTCCTGCAGATGTTTTAAGCGAACAGGAAAAAATCGAAAAAGCAGATTGCATCATTTTCCTTTATCCGGTTTGGTGGAGCGACTGTCCAGCAAAACTAAAAGGCTGGTTTGACCGCGTCTATTCGGTTGGTTATGCATACGGACAAACAGATCAATATCCAAATATGAAAACCATTCCATGCGGAATTGTTATTTGCACCGCAGGACATCCTAATGATTTTTTAGTTGAAATTGGAATTGCCCAAAGTATGGAAAATGTTATGCTGGAAGATCGTCTCGGAAAACGTTTTGAGAATAAAGAAATGCTGATTTTGGGAGGAACTCTGGAACTTGAAAATGTAATGACAGATCATTTTTCTAAAATTGAAGAAATTATGACCAACATTAAAAACTACTTTGCTTAG
- a CDS encoding DUF1801 domain-containing protein, with amino-acid sequence MNSEITAYNDSQTAEDKKICDALSNEINAFLHEAENKIWHRHPVWFLDGNPVVGYSKLKDSVRLLFWSGQSFEEPGLQNEGSFKAAEARFTHVDQINIEDLKRWLEKARNIQWDYKNIVKRKGTLIRLK; translated from the coding sequence ATGAATTCGGAAATCACAGCTTACAACGATTCTCAAACCGCAGAAGACAAAAAAATATGCGATGCGTTAAGCAATGAAATCAACGCATTTCTACATGAAGCAGAGAATAAAATCTGGCACAGGCATCCTGTTTGGTTTTTAGACGGAAACCCTGTTGTGGGGTACAGCAAATTAAAAGATTCTGTCCGGTTACTTTTTTGGAGCGGTCAGTCTTTTGAGGAACCCGGACTTCAAAATGAAGGAAGTTTTAAGGCTGCTGAAGCACGTTTTACCCACGTTGACCAAATCAATATTGAAGATTTAAAAAGATGGCTTGAAAAAGCGAGAAACATTCAATGGGATTATAAAAACATTGTAAAACGCAAAGGAACGCTAATTAGGCTGAAATAA
- a CDS encoding GNAT family N-acetyltransferase, whose translation MNQNYSDKKLQSDSEIAITEIRIQDYDRLRVLFLKERQNTFFWLDTSAFSLEDFDKHTQGEFILVALLDNIPVGFISIWIPTNFIHHIYVDQHYQHKGIGTALLEETIIKIGFPITLKCLEKNTKAVAFYQRKGFVAKEKGHSENGTYILFSKLKASK comes from the coding sequence ATGAATCAAAACTATTCCGATAAAAAACTACAATCTGACTCTGAAATAGCAATAACAGAAATCAGAATACAAGATTATGATCGCTTAAGAGTTTTATTTTTGAAAGAAAGACAAAATACTTTCTTCTGGCTTGATACTTCAGCATTTTCACTGGAAGATTTTGATAAACATACCCAGGGAGAATTTATTCTTGTTGCCCTTCTTGATAATATTCCGGTTGGTTTTATTTCAATCTGGATACCAACCAATTTTATTCACCATATTTATGTTGATCAGCATTATCAGCACAAAGGGATAGGGACTGCGTTATTAGAAGAAACAATTATCAAAATTGGATTTCCAATCACTTTAAAATGTCTCGAAAAAAACACGAAAGCTGTAGCATTTTATCAAAGAAAAGGTTTTGTAGCAAAAGAAAAGGGACACTCAGAAAATGGAACTTATATTTTATTTAGCAAACTTAAAGCGTCAAAATAA
- a CDS encoding DUF4919 domain-containing protein, which translates to MIRKIALLIIFIIANTCLAQQPPSFTIPDYKAIEKEINDKKSAFFYPALLDRLAKNDTLLNQEEFRHLYFGYVFQPKYNAFWKSSDEKKLQQFYNKEKLDTADYDEIIKLANHSLSEFPFDLNQLNYLTYIYHLKGDENAAKITAFKFHNIINAIFSSGDGKKCETGFHVLLVEHEYVILKLFDVESKSQSLVDHCDYLSFEKGKYQVDGIYFNIEKMLENESKLFR; encoded by the coding sequence ATGATCAGAAAAATTGCGTTACTAATTATTTTTATTATTGCAAATACATGTTTAGCACAACAGCCTCCGAGTTTTACAATTCCGGATTATAAGGCAATCGAAAAAGAAATTAACGATAAAAAATCTGCATTTTTTTATCCTGCCTTACTGGATCGTTTAGCTAAAAATGATACCCTTTTAAATCAGGAAGAATTTCGTCATTTATACTTTGGCTATGTTTTTCAGCCCAAATACAATGCTTTTTGGAAATCTTCAGACGAAAAAAAACTACAGCAGTTTTACAACAAAGAAAAACTTGATACAGCAGATTATGATGAAATCATTAAATTGGCAAACCATTCTCTGAGCGAATTTCCATTTGATCTAAACCAGCTTAATTATCTAACCTACATTTACCATTTAAAAGGAGATGAAAATGCGGCTAAAATCACTGCTTTTAAATTTCATAATATTATAAACGCCATTTTCTCCTCTGGAGATGGTAAAAAATGCGAAACCGGATTTCATGTCTTATTAGTAGAACACGAATATGTTATTTTAAAGCTTTTTGATGTAGAATCCAAATCACAATCTTTGGTAGATCATTGCGATTATCTAAGCTTTGAAAAAGGAAAATATCAAGTAGACGGCATTTATTTTAACATCGAAAAAATGCTCGAAAATGAATCAAAACTATTCCGATAA
- a CDS encoding YdeI/OmpD-associated family protein, translated as METKDGKLAVYAETRADWRKWLTENSANEKSVWLILYHKKSKTPSISLIEATEEALCFGWIDSLCKKRDGESFYLTFSHRNPKTSKWSKPNIERAERMIAENLMTEQGQKLIDLAKEQGKWIME; from the coding sequence ATGGAAACAAAAGACGGAAAACTAGCAGTTTATGCCGAAACCAGAGCAGACTGGAGAAAGTGGTTAACAGAAAACAGTGCCAATGAAAAATCGGTATGGCTGATTTTATATCATAAGAAAAGTAAAACCCCAAGCATCAGTTTAATCGAGGCTACAGAAGAAGCACTATGCTTTGGATGGATTGACAGTTTGTGCAAAAAACGAGATGGAGAAAGCTTTTATTTAACCTTCTCCCATCGTAATCCTAAAACCAGCAAATGGAGCAAACCCAATATTGAAAGAGCCGAACGAATGATTGCTGAAAATTTGATGACCGAACAAGGACAAAAATTAATAGATCTGGCAAAAGAACAAGGAAAATGGATAATGGAATAA
- a CDS encoding arginase family protein codes for MINNLLSQNKFPFILGGDCSILLGSAIALKQKGNYGLFYLDGHTDFMDVSLSETGGVGGMAASIVTGNGHQKLTNILNLSPYIKEENLCCVGNREYDDEYENEIIKSSATYLSLKELRKQGIKNAVQSFLLEVEKKKLDGFWLHIDADVLNDSVMPCVDSRTPDGLTYNEFNELTSCLFQSKRLTGLEITILDPDLDETGQYTKEFVANITSTFNQNFNN; via the coding sequence TTGATTAATAATTTACTTTCGCAAAACAAATTCCCTTTTATACTGGGTGGTGACTGCAGCATTCTTTTAGGATCGGCCATTGCTTTAAAACAAAAAGGCAATTATGGTTTATTTTATCTGGATGGTCATACCGATTTTATGGATGTTTCTTTATCAGAAACAGGTGGCGTTGGCGGAATGGCAGCCTCAATTGTTACCGGAAACGGGCATCAAAAATTAACCAACATTCTTAATTTATCTCCTTATATCAAAGAAGAAAATCTTTGCTGTGTTGGCAATCGGGAATATGATGATGAATACGAAAACGAAATCATAAAATCTTCTGCAACTTATTTAAGTTTAAAAGAATTAAGAAAACAAGGTATTAAAAATGCCGTGCAATCCTTTCTACTAGAAGTCGAAAAGAAGAAGCTCGATGGTTTCTGGCTCCATATAGATGCAGATGTCTTAAACGATTCTGTAATGCCTTGTGTCGACAGCCGAACTCCGGACGGACTTACCTATAATGAATTTAATGAACTTACCTCCTGTTTATTTCAAAGTAAAAGATTAACCGGACTCGAAATCACCATTCTCGATCCGGATTTAGACGAAACCGGACAATACACCAAAGAGTTTGTCGCCAATATTACTTCAACATTCAATCAAAATTTCAACAATTAG
- a CDS encoding TPM domain-containing protein has translation MKKILFVLTLTLFLSHSIFAQTKTEAQNIFAKSYDYVNDFEKILTPAQIKNLNDFLKANEAKSKNKILIVTTASITPYSDLTDYAMDLDKHLLSKLKLDTTVLIVISKQLRQIQVQGTDKIRSKMSDQDMRNIVSTYVIPELKKGDYYKALQEGTLQLTKKLE, from the coding sequence ATGAAAAAAATATTGTTCGTCTTAACCCTTACTCTTTTTTTATCTCATTCTATTTTTGCGCAAACAAAAACCGAAGCGCAAAATATCTTTGCAAAATCGTATGATTATGTAAATGATTTCGAAAAAATTCTTACTCCGGCTCAAATCAAAAACCTAAATGATTTTTTAAAAGCAAACGAGGCAAAATCAAAAAACAAAATTCTTATTGTAACTACAGCTTCCATAACTCCATACTCAGATCTAACAGATTATGCAATGGATTTAGATAAACATTTACTTTCAAAATTAAAATTAGACACCACAGTTCTAATCGTTATTAGTAAGCAACTAAGACAAATTCAGGTTCAGGGAACAGATAAAATACGCTCAAAAATGAGTGATCAGGATATGCGTAATATTGTTTCAACCTATGTAATTCCGGAACTCAAAAAGGGCGATTATTATAAAGCTTTACAGGAAGGAACGCTCCAATTGACCAAAAAACTGGAATAA
- a CDS encoding type I toxin-antitoxin system SymE family toxin, translating into MNNERKLKIHTKHQTRTNGSTTIPVIKLEGKWLEKLGFSKEKMIIVQQNKNKLIITIDKN; encoded by the coding sequence ATGAACAACGAGAGAAAATTAAAAATTCATACAAAACATCAAACCAGAACCAACGGAAGTACAACTATACCAGTGATAAAACTGGAAGGCAAATGGCTTGAAAAACTCGGTTTTAGCAAAGAAAAAATGATCATTGTTCAACAAAACAAAAACAAGCTTATTATTACTATTGACAAAAATTAG
- a CDS encoding DUF2314 domain-containing protein, with product MENTTIFYADGENPKMIEAFKKAQETFKYFWRELSWEYRRIIPALDVACVKIAFTQEIDNETVVEHMWINDVNFDGEYIYGILVNDPGQLTNVNNGDEVAIAINQISDWLFATQGKTYGGFTIQAMRSEMSDEERESHDEAWGLDFGDFNDIQVVFEQNEKPENLIEHPMSKNMKESLIEFLKNNPAEATGQDDSGYTFLHREAIAGNHTSVEIILQSGADISAKTKNGKTALDFAKNLNWDHLLPLLQ from the coding sequence ATGGAAAACACTACAATATTCTACGCCGACGGAGAAAATCCAAAAATGATAGAAGCTTTTAAAAAAGCACAAGAAACATTTAAATATTTCTGGAGAGAATTATCATGGGAATATCGTCGCATTATACCTGCACTGGATGTTGCATGTGTAAAAATAGCATTCACTCAGGAAATCGACAACGAAACCGTCGTAGAACACATGTGGATTAATGACGTAAACTTTGATGGGGAATATATATATGGCATTTTAGTAAATGATCCCGGCCAACTAACCAATGTAAACAACGGAGACGAAGTAGCAATTGCAATCAATCAAATTAGCGACTGGTTATTTGCAACTCAGGGAAAAACTTACGGAGGTTTTACGATACAAGCCATGAGATCAGAAATGAGCGACGAAGAGAGAGAATCACATGACGAAGCCTGGGGACTGGACTTTGGCGATTTTAATGATATTCAGGTTGTTTTTGAACAAAATGAAAAGCCGGAAAACCTAATCGAGCATCCAATGAGTAAAAACATGAAAGAAAGCCTTATTGAGTTCTTAAAAAACAATCCGGCCGAAGCTACAGGTCAGGACGATTCTGGATATACGTTTTTACATCGCGAAGCTATCGCAGGAAATCATACTTCGGTAGAAATAATTTTGCAGTCAGGAGCCGATATAAGTGCAAAAACTAAAAATGGCAAAACAGCATTAGATTTTGCCAAAAACCTTAATTGGGATCATTTATTACCATTGTTACAATAA
- the lpdA gene encoding dihydrolipoyl dehydrogenase: protein MKYDVIVLGSGPGGYVTAIRASQLGFKVAVVEKENLGGVCLNWGCIPTKALLKSAQVFDYLKHASDYGLKVSEFDKDFPAVVQRSRGVAEGMSKGVQFLMKKNKIDVIEGFGKLKPGKKLDVTDKDNKVTEYSADHIIIATGARSRELPNLPQDGVKVIGYRQAMTLPTQPKSMIIVGSGAIGVEFAHFYNSMGTEVTIVEFMPNVVPVEDEDISKQFERSLKKAGIKVMTNSSVERIDTTGAGVKAFVKTAKGEEVLEADIVLSAVGIKTNIENIGLEEVGIAVDRDKILVNAYNATNIPGYYAIGDVTPGQALAHVASAEGINCVEKIAGLHVDPIDYGNVPGCTYATPEIASVGLTEKQAKEKGYELKIGKFPFSASGKAKAAGTPDGFVKVIFDAKYGEWLGCHMIGAGVTDMIAEAVVARKLETTGHEILKSIHPHPTMSEAVMEAVADAYGEVIHL, encoded by the coding sequence ATGAAATACGACGTTATTGTTTTAGGAAGTGGTCCTGGCGGATATGTAACAGCTATTAGAGCTTCACAATTAGGCTTTAAAGTAGCTGTAGTTGAAAAAGAAAACCTTGGTGGTGTATGTTTAAACTGGGGATGTATCCCAACTAAAGCATTATTAAAATCGGCTCAGGTTTTTGATTATTTAAAACATGCTTCTGATTACGGATTGAAAGTTTCTGAATTTGATAAAGATTTCCCTGCAGTTGTTCAAAGAAGCCGTGGTGTTGCTGAAGGAATGAGCAAAGGAGTTCAGTTCTTAATGAAAAAAAACAAAATTGACGTTATTGAAGGTTTTGGAAAACTAAAACCAGGAAAAAAACTTGACGTTACAGATAAAGATAATAAAGTTACAGAATACAGCGCAGATCACATCATCATCGCTACTGGTGCTCGCTCTCGCGAATTACCAAACTTACCTCAGGATGGTGTAAAAGTAATTGGTTACCGTCAGGCAATGACATTACCAACACAACCAAAATCTATGATCATTGTAGGTTCCGGAGCAATTGGAGTTGAGTTTGCTCACTTCTACAACTCAATGGGAACAGAGGTTACTATTGTAGAATTTATGCCAAACGTAGTTCCAGTAGAAGACGAAGATATCTCAAAACAATTTGAGCGCTCTTTGAAAAAAGCCGGAATTAAAGTGATGACAAACTCTTCTGTAGAGCGTATTGATACAACTGGCGCTGGAGTAAAAGCATTTGTTAAAACTGCAAAAGGAGAAGAAGTTCTTGAAGCTGACATCGTACTTTCGGCAGTTGGAATTAAAACAAACATCGAAAATATCGGATTAGAAGAAGTTGGAATCGCTGTTGACAGAGATAAAATCTTAGTAAACGCTTACAACGCAACTAATATTCCTGGATACTACGCAATTGGAGACGTTACTCCGGGACAAGCTTTAGCTCACGTAGCTTCTGCTGAAGGAATTAACTGTGTAGAAAAAATCGCTGGTTTACACGTAGACCCAATCGATTACGGAAACGTTCCTGGTTGTACTTATGCTACTCCGGAAATTGCTTCTGTAGGTTTAACAGAAAAACAAGCTAAAGAAAAAGGATACGAATTAAAAATTGGTAAATTCCCATTCTCAGCTTCTGGAAAAGCTAAAGCTGCCGGAACTCCGGACGGATTCGTAAAAGTAATCTTTGATGCTAAATACGGAGAATGGTTAGGATGCCACATGATTGGTGCTGGTGTTACAGATATGATTGCAGAAGCAGTTGTAGCTCGTAAACTGGAAACTACAGGTCATGAAATCCTTAAATCTATCCACCCTCACCCAACAATGAGCGAGGCAGTTATGGAAGCTGTGGCTGATGCTTACGGCGAAGTAATTCACTTGTAA
- a CDS encoding HNH endonuclease, which yields MPQNRFYPNEQFKEIEINASLQLKYAISNRGRLISFTDEIENGRLLKGGLSDGYPTFRFKVKKDDKIVNKYLFLYKLVAQYFLPKKSEDQTYVLHMDYNRSNDDISNLRWATKAEMMAHSRKSPRVIQAKKNLIEHNLKADGRKLTTTKVMLIKKILARPEQKTRLKMIAKQFGVSEMQIRRIASGENWGHVKV from the coding sequence ATGCCACAAAATAGATTTTATCCAAACGAACAGTTCAAGGAAATAGAAATAAATGCTTCATTACAATTAAAATATGCCATTTCAAATCGAGGCCGACTTATAAGCTTCACAGATGAAATTGAAAACGGGCGCCTTCTAAAAGGAGGTTTAAGTGATGGATATCCAACCTTTAGATTTAAAGTTAAAAAAGACGATAAAATCGTCAATAAATACCTTTTCTTATACAAATTAGTTGCGCAGTATTTCCTTCCGAAAAAATCAGAAGATCAAACCTACGTTCTGCATATGGACTACAATCGCAGCAACGATGATATTAGCAATCTACGCTGGGCAACAAAAGCCGAAATGATGGCGCACAGCCGTAAAAGTCCACGTGTAATTCAGGCTAAAAAGAATCTTATCGAACATAATTTAAAAGCCGACGGACGTAAGCTAACCACCACAAAAGTGATGCTGATTAAAAAAATCCTGGCCAGACCGGAACAAAAAACCCGTCTGAAAATGATTGCCAAACAATTTGGTGTAAGCGAAATGCAGATACGACGAATTGCCAGCGGAGAAAACTGGGGACATGTGAAGGTTTAA